Part of the Sphingobium lignivorans genome is shown below.
AGCGCCGTGCCGTCATAGTCCTTGAGCGTCCCCGCCGCGCTGAATTCCGCCCAGCCCCACATGTGATTGTAGATCGACTCGGTGAAGCTGCGCGGCAGCGCAGCGCGATAGGCCGCGATGTCCGGCGGGACCTCGTGAAGGCGAACATGGCGCTGATAGAAGATGTCCTTCGCCGCTTCGCACTGGTCCTCGGGCAGCGCGCCGGGCGTATCGCAGGCGGACAGCACGTCCCGCACCGACTTGGGCAACCGATCGCGCAAGTGGCGCGCATCGCGCAGCCAGACACGCGTGGAGATGAGCGGTGACTGGACGATCGCGCTGGCCATTTCGGGCGGCCGCAGCGCCGCATATTCGGTCACGATGGTTCCGCCCCAGCTCGCGCCCAGCACATGCCAGCGGGGAATGTCGAGCGCCGTCCGCACGGCCTCGAGCTCGGCGACGAAGCGCGGCACCGTCCAGTTCGCGCTGTCGTCCGGATGATCGGAGCGGCCACTGTCGAGCTGGTCGTAGAGAATGACGGCCCGCTCATCGGCCAGCGCCGTGGCGTTCAGGAAATACCAGTGCGCGCTACCCGGCCCGCCGTGCAGAAACACGATTGGCGGGCGCGGACCGGCAAGGTTCCCGTTGATCCGGGCATAGACGCGCCCGCCGGGCACCGGGATCATCTCCTCCCTGTCAGGACGGATGCGGATGTCGGGCATCACCGGCCCAGTGGCCGCCATGGCGGCGGGCGCCCCCAGGGCCGCAGCAGCAACTGTGATGGCGGTCCTGCGTGTCATGTCCATGATCTGCCCCTGTGGTCGAGACGACTCCCATAGCCGATCCATGGCCGCGTCGTCACATCCTCTGCGCAATCGCGCCGCGACTGCTCGGCAGTGTGGAAAGGGGCGGTCCGCTCGCCCGCATCCCCGCACCAATGCACCGCATCGACGCGCCCCGAGCGGGCTGATAGAATGAGGCGACCATCAAGGGAGTGCTGCCACCATGACCCTTCGCCCCACCGATATCGACGCTGTCGACATGATCGTACTGCCGCCTGTCCGCGACCTCGGGGACGGATTTCAGGTGCGGCGCGCGCTGCCTTCGCATCATCGACGGATGGTGG
Proteins encoded:
- a CDS encoding proline iminopeptidase-family hydrolase; the encoded protein is MTRRTAITVAAAALGAPAAMAATGPVMPDIRIRPDREEMIPVPGGRVYARINGNLAGPRPPIVFLHGGPGSAHWYFLNATALADERAVILYDQLDSGRSDHPDDSANWTVPRFVAELEAVRTALDIPRWHVLGASWGGTIVTEYAALRPPEMASAIVQSPLISTRVWLRDARHLRDRLPKSVRDVLSACDTPGALPEDQCEAAKDIFYQRHVRLHEVPPDIAAYRAALPRSFTESIYNHMWGWAEFSAAGTLKDYDGTALLDRLDGKRTLFVAGEHDEAIPATIAGFARRADAVFREIPGAAHTIMNDNPAAFLAVLRPWLAEHDEQAEA